The window GTGCCAAAGGGAAATTGTCTGATCAGACGCAATCAAAGCCAATTGTTAACGCAAATCAAGCCTCAGCATCCCCTCTTAGTTTAATTAAGATATCAGAAACCAAAAAGGTTTTCAGCAGTTACATTGCTAAGATTGACATTAACGACTTACCATTGAGTAGTCGAACATATTTCACACAAGTGAGTGTTCAAGaaactttaaacaaagaaacaggAGCAGCCATTTCAACTAAAGGACAGTTCCTTACAGCAGATGAGAAGAAAAATCTTGATGGTATCGAAAAGCAACTTCATTTGTTCATTCAGTCCCCAGAGAAAGAGAAAACTGAGTTAGCTTTGTCAAAACTGAAGGATAtgatatcaaaacaaaaaatgcctGTAACAGCTTTACCAATTGTCGCTCCGTCACCAACGTTACCTCCCATTCCTAAACTGATACCAGGGCAACCAGCTCTTCCCACTGGTAATTTTGttcaagaaaaaatatttgttggcATGGATTACTGTCCACCTGACTTTGATCTTAAATCAAAACTGATCGGAGTCAATTATGCcaattttaactttgttgCAAATGCTACTGGCGCGAAAGTCATTTTGCGGGGTAGAGGCTCAGGATTTTTGGAACCAACTTCAGGAAGAGAAGCATTTGAATCAATGTATGTGTTTATTAGTCACCCTAATCAAAATGGTGTAGATGCAGCCAAAAAACTTGTACATAATCTAATATCAACTGTACACAGTGAGTACAATGGATTTATGGCCCAAAAGGTAGGATCAGGATTTGGTCCCCAgccaacaaacaatttttctggTCCAGCAAACTTTCCTTCTTACCCGTTGAATCAACAGATGCCACCTAACCCTTACAACAACATGAGTATGCCACCCACTAATCCTTACATTCCCAGTCAGTATAACGCTCCACCAGGAGCAAATCCATACTGTCCACCTGTCCCTGCACCAGTTAATCCGTATGGGCAAATTTCTGCATCAAATCCTTACAACACGGGCTCAGCAACTTCGTATAATATGCCGCCACCGTCAGTTACAGCAGCATCTCACAGCAATTCACCCGAAGTGAAACCACCTGCTCAGTCACCAACTGCAATGCCACCGGAACAATTGAAACCCCTAAAACGACGGAGATTTAAAGAGGAGCAGCCCGATGACTCGAATGTTCTTGGGTATAAACAATTTTCATCCAAAGACAACGATGAGAAGAATAAAAGGCCAAGGAAAAATTATGATGAAACTTTAAGTAATTCTAAACCACCTGAAAAGGCCGAAGAACACAGTAGCCCCAATTTACCTTTTTGGATGTCACATgactaattttttaaaaacaagacCAAATGTGAAGTTTAGGAAAATAGGAAATATTGATTCTTGATcgtgattttttttgtttgaaggAGCATGCCTTGCAGGATTTGTAATAGTGCATAACAATCATTTATGGAAGTGTTCTTTGAAAATATAGCCGCATCTGCCATTGCTTGTACCCATATATGTCTAGTAAATTGAAATGACATAAAAGTagtgttttttgttataaacattGAATTTAATGTTGCAGTTGCACAGTAATTTTCTAAGTCTGCATTACTTTTGTATAGCGTTGTATAGACTTGAACATAGTCTATTTCCACATTGTGGTACTTATAGCCTTGTGATTTTTATACCTTTTAGCTAAGGCTAGCACTGGGCATCATGTTGTGTCATTCTAACAAACACCATTAATGAAAGTTGGACTTCTTTATTTAACGGTTAACATCTGTTGTCGTTTAATAATTTCATGGCATTTGTTGATATAAGTGTGTGCTGTAGTGAAATGTTTGACACTTTGACTACTGCActacataaatattttgcaatataatGCTGTGCTGCTATTTAGATGTGGtctcaaattatttttttctcaTCAAACTTCTAGATAAGCAAAGTGTTTATGCATGACAATATCATTTATGTAACCTTTCTACTCAACCATGGCCATTGTGGCTCCTATAATTGAGCCACACCCTGGCTTTATTGAGGAAATAGATTATGATGAACTTGACTTTAGAGATGTAAGTAAGCGTTGATTGAGTACCTCGAGTTACAACCttgccaaaaatattttcacacttCCAATTGTAAAATGAATCTCAACAGTTCACTTTTGTTATAGCAAGTCGGCAAAGGCTCTTTTGGAGTGGTATATATGGCCATTTGGAGAAACAGTCGTGTTGCTGTGAAGATGATTGAATCGGAGTCGGAGAGGAGAGCTTTTGTTACAGAGTTGAGGCAGCTTTCAAGGGTATCACATCCAAACATTATACGCTTGTACGGAGCTTGCCGAAATCCCGTCTCTCTTGTTATGGAGTATGCTGAATGTGGTTCACTTTATAGCTGTAAGTCCTACCTCTAATTTGcatgacagtttacttaattTAAAGCACTTGCATGCTCTGCTACTCGCACCCTTGAATGGGTCCCATTTTAAGAAAGTTTCTTTAAAACAGTGCTCCATGGACCTGGTCCACAACCTCACTACACATCAGGCCATGGCATGAGCTGGTGCTTGCAATGTGCTACTGGAGTCGCTTATTTGCATGGCATGAAACCGAAGGCACTCATACACCGAGATCTTAAGCCTCCCAAGTACAGTGTTGGAGTTAACAAGTTTATTGCacttaatgatatttttcttttaaagtaTACCTTCCTACACAGACATTCATTTATGTattagttgctataaaaatatttagttttttatgTGTTATGGCAATAAAATTGCTTTGTCTTTATTCAGTTTATTGCTCACCAACAATGGTGTTGTTTTGAAGATTTGTGACTTTGGCACTGCCTGTGATCAGCACACACATATGACAAACAATAAAGTAATAGTATTAATTACAGATTAATATACatgtgtttttcaattttttttttgtttgactaTACAAATATCTTCGTATCCTAACTTTTGTGAGTGTTAATACCACCTTTGTAAATCTTTGCAGGGATCTGCAGCTTGGATGGCACCAGAAGTCTTTGAAGGATGCCAATACAGTGAAAAATGCGACGTGTTTAGCTGGGGGATCATACTGTGGGAAGTAAGGGATATCTTGGGAAGTGTTATTTTATACCGCTTAGCTCATTAGATTGTGCATAGGTGATGTTGAGAGTGGTCAGTGAGTTATAGCAAAAATGAAGCGgccaaaacatttaaatattGAACACTAATTGAAGGTTTTGACGAGAAAGAAACCTTTTGATGAGCTTGGCGGACCAGCTTTTCGAATAATGTGGGCTGTGCATACTGGAACTAGACCGAGCCTAATTCAAGGATGCCCCAAGCCAGTGGAGCAGCTTATGACCAGGTTTAAACATCGACTTGGTGATGACCGATGTCTTATATTAACCAAGCCAACATAAAATTGCCAGGATGTGATATTTGTGGGAGTCGTCCAGTTATAAATTACTTTTGTGTTGTAACCAGATGCTGGTCTGCTAAACCTAATGAACGTCCAAGTATGAATGAGGTTGTAGAAGCA of the Clavelina lepadiformis chromosome 7, kaClaLepa1.1, whole genome shotgun sequence genome contains:
- the LOC143465179 gene encoding KH homology domain-containing protein 4-like, with amino-acid sequence MSKQNSTFTNPNNSEIFRTPLPPPSSLSAANLIKSIRASKFSDQPQPTSTSSTNGSQPSSRQSKFSDAPPAQPQSKADAVAAAAAAAARINASLRAKGKLSDQTQSKPIVNANQASASPLSLIKISETKKVFSSYIAKIDINDLPLSSRTYFTQVSVQETLNKETGAAISTKGQFLTADEKKNLDGIEKQLHLFIQSPEKEKTELALSKLKDMISKQKMPVTALPIVAPSPTLPPIPKLIPGQPALPTGNFVQEKIFVGMDYCPPDFDLKSKLIGVNYANFNFVANATGAKVILRGRGSGFLEPTSGREAFESMYVFISHPNQNGVDAAKKLVHNLISTVHSEYNGFMAQKVGSGFGPQPTNNFSGPANFPSYPLNQQMPPNPYNNMSMPPTNPYIPSQYNAPPGANPYCPPVPAPVNPYGQISASNPYNTGSATSYNMPPPSVTAASHSNSPEVKPPAQSPTAMPPEQLKPLKRRRFKEEQPDDSNVLGYKQFSSKDNDEKNKRPRKNYDETLSNSKPPEKAEEHSSPNLPFWMSHD